GGTAGTTTTTCTTATCTGGTTTCCCATCAATAAAAGAAACCATCGCTGAAACTGGGTCGACACCTTGAATATTGGAATTATCAAATGCTTCGATTCTATGGGGGGTGTCAATATTTAATGCTTTACCAAGGTCCTCAACAGCAATCACTGTTTTTTGTTCATCTCGTTCAATAAGATCGAATTTTTCTTTTAGTGCAATTTTTGCATTTTTGTTCGCCAGCTCTACAAGCTCTTTCTTTTGACCTCGTATTGGTTTGTAGGTTTTGACCTTTAAAAACTCCGCTACAATTTTCTCATCGATTTCTTTAGGGACAAAGATTTCTTTCGGCTTTTTATGCTGATCATCAAGGTAAAATTGACCGATAAATGTATAAAAGTCGTCCTCAGGTTCCTGATACATTGGAAATAATGAAACATCCCGCTCAATGAGTTTTCCTTGGCGAACGAAAAACACTTGAATACACATCCACCCTTTATCGTAATAAAAACCGAACACATCACGATCAATTTCATCAGTGATCGTCATTTTTTGTTTTTCCATAACAGCTTCAATGTGTTGGACTTGATCTCGAAGCTCTTTTGCTCGTTCAAAATTAAGGTCTTCAGAAGCTTGGAGCATTTTTTCAGTCAATTCTTGCTTAATTTCTTTATGACCTCCTCCAAGGAAACGAGTAATTTCTTGGACGAGTTCTTTATTTTTTTCTTCAGTCACTTCAAACTCACAAGGAGCCAAGCATTGTCCGATATGATAGTACAAGCAAACACGATCTGGTAATGTGCGACATTTTCTTAATGGGTAAAGTCGGTCGAGGAGCTTTTTCGTTTCATTTGCTGCACCTGCATTCGGGTATGGTCCAAAGTACTTTCCGCCATCCTTTTTAATATTACGTGTCGTAATAAGGCGTGGGTGTTCTTCTTTCGTAATTTTTAAATACGGATAACTTTTATCATCTTTAAGCATGACATTGTAGCGAGGCTCATATTTTTTTATTAAATTTTGTTCAAGTACAAGAGCTTCAAGGTCAGACGAAGTGACAATGTATTCAAAATCTCGAATTTCACTGACGAGCCGTTGCGTCTTTTTATCATGGGAACCAGAAAAGTAAGAGCGAACACGGTTTCGAAGCAGCTTAGCCTTACCGACATATATGATTGTTCCATGTTTATTTTTCATTAAATAGCAGCCAGGCTGTGCTGGTACTAGAGATATCTTTTCTTTAAGATCCGACATGTCAATGTCGCCCCTTTACTATCATCATTTGCTTTTACTATAGCATATCGTACGATCTTTCACATTAGAGGGGATACAACTGGAACAATCTTCTCAATAAAATGTTCCATTTAAAAAGACTGTCCCACAATTTGTGAGGCAGCCTTTAAAATGTTTTATTCATTCCTATAAAACACAGGAAATGAAAATCTTATAGATGTTTGTTTAGCAATTCAGCTAATGCTTCTTTTGGTTGGAATCCAACAACTTGCTCAACTACTTCTCCATCTTTGAAAACAAGTAGTGTTGGGATACTCATAACCCCAAATTTGCTTGCTGTTTCTTGGTTTTCATCTACATCTAACTTTACGATTTTTACTTTATCGCCCATTTCACTATCTAGTTCTTCAAGAACTGGAGCGATCATTTTACAAGGACCACACCATGGTGCCCAGAAGTCTGCGAGAACGACGCCTTGCCCTGTTTCTGTTGCAAAGTTTTGATCAGTTGCGTTTACGATTGCCATTATAAAATTCCTCCTTGTGATTTCGCACTAATATACCCTTATAGGTATTATACAACGATTTGCTACAAAATGTGAAGAGTTTTTGCTCACAATTATTTTTCCTAAAAATCACGAGTATAAACCTCTCCTTATTATCTTATCTAAGTTCTGTCTTACACGCAAAAATATTGCTTACTTAAGTATATTTTTCTTTATAGAACCGAGCCTCCATAAAAAAACTGCATTTGTGAGAAATCCTTAAACACTTGTCATATAATGCTTTGTTTATGGTTTTTCATAAAGACATTAAAAAGTATTTCATTATTAACTTGATTATTGATATAGTGTTTTCTTTTGTATTAACAAGGATTTATGAAAAACTTAACTTATTTAAATTAAGAAGGTTTAAACGGTATCATATCTTTCTGACATTCATCTCCTTTTCATTCGTCATTATTGGGTATGAAACATCGTTAAGAAAAGTAAATAAATAAGCAAAGTGCCAGACACCTCAAAAGTGGTGTCTGGCACTTATTAGCCATTCTGACCAATATTTATACTAATACTTTTTTAAATTCTTCTGTTAGCTTAGGTACAACATCGAATAGGTCACCAACGATACCATAATCAGCAATGTTAAAGATTTCTGCTTCTGGATCTTTGTTAATAGCTACGATTACTTTAGAATTCGACATTCCTGCTACGTGCTGGATCGCGCCACTGATTCCAACTGCAATGTAAAGGTCCGGCGTAACAACTTTACCAGTTTGACCGATTTGGAGTGCATAATCACAATATTCCGCATCACATGCTCCTCGAGAAGCTCCAACTGCTGCACCTAGTACTTCTGCTAGCTCATCAAGAATACCAAAGTTTTCGGAACTCTTTATACCACGACCACCAGCGACGATAACTGATGCTTCTGATAAGTCCACACCAGAAGTTGTATTTTTCACAACTTCTTTAATAATTGTTTGTAAATCAGCAATATCTACATCGACACTTTCGACGTTTCCAGTTTTAGATTCATCTTTGTCTAATGCTGCAATATTGTTTGGACGGATTGTAGCAAAGACTAACCCTTCTTTAACCACTTTCTTCTCAAACGCTTTACCTGAATAGATTGGTCGAGTGAAAATCACTTCATCGCCTGCTGTCTCCACAGTTACTGCATCTGAGACAAGTCCTGAGTCAAGTCTTGCCGCAAGTTTCGGAGATACATCTCGACCAATTGAAGTGTGTCCAAGAATGATCCCGTCTGGACTTTCTTGGTCAACAACTGCTTTTAGTGCTTGAGTATAACCTTCTGGTGTATAATTTGTTAATTTATCGTTCTCAACGGTTAATACGCGATCAGCTCCGTAATAGAAAATCTCATTTGCTAAACCGCTTACATTTTTACCTAATACAACACCTACAACTTCTCCACCATCAGAGATTTCTTTTGCAGCTGCTATCGATTCAAAGGTCACGTTACGGAATTCACCGTCACGAATTTCCCCAATTACTAACATTTTCTTAGCCATATGGATCAACCCCTCCTGTTATATCACTTTCGCCTCATTTTTTAATAAAGAAACTAATTCTTGGACTTGATCGTCCAATTCACCTTCTAAAATCTTTCCTGCTTGCTTTTCAGGTGGTAAGAAACGTTCGACAGTCGTTGTTTTTCCTTCAACATCGTCTTCATCAAGATCTAAATCATCGATATCTAACGTTTCTAACGGTTTCTTTTTCGCTTTCATAATTCCTGGTAAAGAAGGATAACGAGGCTCGTTTAATCCTTGTTGTGCAGTAACAAGAACAGGAAGACTTACTTCAACAATTTCCTGGTCTCCTTCTACGTCACGCTCAATCGTTGCTTTTCCATCTGCAACGTCGATATTTACGATCGATGTAACGTGGTTGATTCCTAACTTTTCAGCAAGGCGCGGTCCAATTTGCCCAGATGCATTGTCAACAGCAACATTTCCGCCTAAAATAACGTCCACTTCTTTATCCTCAAAGTAAGCAGCTAAAATTGCTTGTGTTGAATATTGATCACCAGCTTCAACATCTTCATCATCAATTAGAACGGCTTTGTCTGCTCCCATTGCCAAGCCAGTGCGAAGTTGCTTTTCAGTTTCTTCATCTCCGACAGTGACGATCGTTACTTCACCACCATGTTCATCTCGAAGCTGAATTGCTTCTTCTATGGCATATTCGTCGTATGGGTTAATAATAAATTCAGCTCCATCATCAACGATTTGGCCATTTTCGATTTGGATTTTCTCTTCTGTGTCAAATGTGCGTTTCATAATGACATAAATGTTCATTTGTGTCCCTCCCATAAAAAATCTAATTAATTGAAACTTTTATTTGTTAATTCTCTTTTAAATATTCCGATATTTCAAAGCAAAAAAATGTTTTATTTATCTTTGAAGTTTGGCTTTCTTTTTTCAATGAAAGCTTGTATTCCTTCTTTTGCATCAATCGTTGCAGAAACTTCACCAAATCGTTTCGCTTCGTTCTCTGAAGCTATATCGAAGGAGTCATCTTGTGCATTTTGTAAAAGCTCTAAAGCGAAACTGACAGATATTGCGCCTTTTTGAGAAACTTTTTTTGCTAATTTCTCTGTTTCCTCTAAAAGTGTATCTTGCGGATGAGCATGGTTTGCTAAGCCCCATTTAACAGCTTCTTTACCAGTTATTGGATCAGAAGTGAGTAACATTTCTGTCGCTTTTGCACGTCCTACAAGTCTAGGTAAACGTTGAGTACCTGCAAATCCTGGAATTAATCCTAGCTGTAATTCTGGTAAACCAAGTTTCGCATCTTCAGCAACAAGACGAATGTGACAAGCCATGGCTAACTCTAGTCCTCCTCCAAGCGCTGCCCCATGAATTGAAGCAATGACTGGCTTCGAGAAGGTTTCGATTTTCTTGAAAACTCTTTGTCCTTTTCTCGCCATCTCACTAAACGAATCACTACCGTTTACCATTGTGAATTCTTTAATGTCGGCCCCTGCTGCAAAAAAGCGCCCTTCACCATGAACGACTACGGCCTTGACATCTTCGTCCTCTTCGATTTTTGAAAAAGCAAGATCAAGGTCATCGAACATCGCTTGAGATAACGTGTTTGCTGGTGGATGATTTAAAGTTATAAAAGCGATTCGTTCTTCTTTGCGTAATTTGATATAAGTAAACTCAGTCAAAAATCTCACTCCTCTCATTCGCTGTTCATTTCTTTTGATCTCCTATATAAATATAGGTGAAATCAAACTACTTTTTTAAACCATTTAATAGAGTAGCGTTTAACGGTTCTGCAAGTGCAACTAGGTTGTAACGATGATCTTTCATTACCCAGTTTGTGACGACTTCATCAATCGCACCAAAAATGATTTGCCTAGCAATTCTTCGGTCTAAGTTTTCATTGAAATAACCAACTTCAAGCCCTTCTTCAAGGATTGAATCAATTAAACCTAGATAGCCTTTTAAAACTTCATTAATACGATTACGTAAAGCAATGTTTGACTGTCTTAACTCTAGTTGAGTGACGATGGCTAAATCGTAATCATCTTCGAGCTGACGTAAATGCATTTCAATTAAAAGGAGCATCTTTCTTTCAATTGAAGTTTCTTGCTCTAGGTGATCTTTACTCTTTTCTACAAAGGTCCCCATTTTTTCTTCAAATAAAGAGATTAATATATCTTCTTTATTTTTAAAATACAAATAAATGGTACCGTCAGCCACACCAGCTTCTTTTGCGATTTTTGAAACTTGTGAATGGTGATATCCATTTTCAGCTATCACTTTGACAGCAGCATCAATAATTTGTTCATACTTTGGTCCGCGCTTTTTAGCCATACGATCACTTCCTCAATCTTCTCCTATAAAAATGAATGATCATTCATTCATATTTCTTATTCTATGCGAACTTCATCTATCTGTCAAATGGAGAAATGAGATTGCTAAAAATTTATTTTAAAAGGCGTTATGTAACTTCAAATACCAGGCACCTAGTAAATTATTTCCCGGTGCCTGGCACTTCGGTTAAAAAATGTTAGCTTGTTTTCTTTTGTTTTTGTTTCTGTTTTTCTTTTTCTTCATCAACAAGAGCACGGCGTAGTACTTTTCCAACCATTGTTTTTGGAAGTTCTGTACGGAATTCATATTGACGAGGCACTTTATATGCTGACAATTGTTTACGGCAATATCCATTTAGTTCTTCCTCAGTAAGCTCATGTCCCTCTTTTAACACAACAAAAACTTTAACTGTTTCGCCGCGATATGTATCTGGCACACCAATAGCAACAGCCTCTTTAATTGCTTCATGTTCGTACAGCACTTCTTCAATTTCACGCGGATAAATATTAAACCCACCAGCGATAATCATATCTTTTTTTCGATCAACAATGTAGAAAAATCCTTCATCATCCATGTAACCCATATCTCCTGTAAGAAGCCATTCATCTTCATAAAATGTTGCACTAGTTGCTTCTGGACGGTTCCAATAACCCTTCATAACTTGCGGTCCACGAATCATTAGTTCGCCAATCTCACCTGGCCCTGCAGGCTCACTTGTTTCCGCCGAAAGAATCGCAACGTCTGTATCAGGCCAAGGGAGTCCAATACTGCCTGATGGGCGCTTTCCCCACATTAAATTAAAATGTGTGACAGGAGAAGCTTCAGTAAGTCCAAAACCTTCTGATAACTTTCCACCAGTTAATTCTTCAAAACGTTGCTGTACTTCAACTGGAAGTGGTGCCGATCCACTAATACAAACTTCAATGGAAGATAGATTAAACTTTTGTACATGCGGATCATTAATTAATCCGATATACATGGTCGGAGCTCCGGGGAAGATCGTCACTTTTTGTTTCTCTATCGCTTTTAATGTCTGCTTCGTGTCAAAACGAGGAAGAATAACCATTTTTGAGCGATCCATAATCGAGAAATTCATGCCAACCGTCATTCCGTATACATGGAAAAACGGTAGTGCACATAAGATGACTTCGTTCCCATGATCAATTTTGTGCATCCATTTTATACATTGTGTCGTATTGGCGACAAGGTTGTAATGCGTAAGCATAACCCCTTTTGCTACTCCTGTCGTTCCGCCTGTATATTGCAATAAGGCTAAATCTTCTTTCGGATTAATATCAAGCGGAATTTCTTCTGCCTCCCCTGCCTTAACGAGTTCAACGAAAGAATGAGTGTTGGCATTATAGTTTACCTCAACCTTTATGCCTGTGTTCTTTTTTTGAATAAATGGATAAATAACGTTTTTCGGAAATGGCAAATAATCTTTAATGTGAGTGACAATGACATGTTCTAGCTTTGTTTTTTCCAACACATTCATAACTCTAGGATAAACGAGATCAAGACAAATGATCACCTTTGCCCCTGAATCAACCATTTGGTGTTCTAATTCACGCTCAACATAGAGCGGATTCGTTTGCACCACGACAGCTCCTGCCATTAAAGCCCCGTAATAGCTAATAACAGATTGTGGCGTGTTTGCAAGCATAATCGCTACCCGATCACCTTTTTTGACACCTAAATCACGTAAACTATTTGCAAAACGAAGGGAAGAGTCATATACCTCTTGAAAACTCATTTCTTTCCCCATGAAATGTAGTAATGTTTTCTCCGGCTCTTCTTTTGCTCCTTCTTGTAAATACTCTTGCAAAAGCTTTTCATCATAATCAATATGTTGCGGAATGTCATCCGGGTAGTGAGTTAACCAAGGTCTTTGCAATTGCGTTTCCATGAAACGTCCTCCTTTGTCTCTCCTTTCCGTTGAGACATTCAAACCCCTCTACCAATCATTGTAATGAAAACGGATTCAAAAGAAAACAGTTTTGTGTCAATTTTTAAAATATTTTATTTTTATAGAATAGTTAGGGAACAAAAACTATTTATTTTACACATATTTCTTATCGGTGAGTTAATAGAAATAAAGACTATTTCAACAGTTATATAAAGGTTATTGACGATATCATTTATAATGCATTCTTTTTGCAAGACTTTTACATCTTTATATTTCAATAATGCCCTTATGTCGAATTTAATGATTATGCGTCGGCACAGCTCATAACAATGTTTACCTGCGACGAGTAATCGTAGGTGCATATTCAGCGAAGCGTCGTTCTTCGCTGAAGCTAGACATAAAAACTTATCCACAAGCACCTTATCTATCAATTCCAAGCCCACCAGAAAAAAGCACCCTCGCATAATTAGCAAGAGTACTTCTTCATGATAAATGAATTAATCGTCATTTGTTGCTGAATCTTTAATTTTTTTCTTTTCCTCTTCAACAAGGACACGGCGTAAAATTTTTCCGACCATCGTTTTTGGCAGTTCCTCACGATATTCATACAATCTTGGTACTTTATATGCTGCAAGGTGTTTTCTACAATACTCATCGAGGTCTTTCTCATTAATAGTGAGTCCTTCTTTTGGTACAATAAACGCCTTCACCGTCTCCCCACGGTAAGGGTCTGGTACACCAATTACACACACTTCTTGTATGTCTTCATATTCATAAAGTACTTCTTCAACCTCACGAGGGTAAATGTTGAACCCGCCAGCAATGATCATATCTTTTTTTCGATCAACAATATAAAAGTATCCATCTTCATCCATGTACCCCATATCACCCGATAAGAACCAATCATCCTTAAAAGTTGCCGCTGTTTCTTCTGGACGATTCCAATAGCCTTTCATGACTTGGGGGCCTTTAATCATAATTTCACCAATTTCATTCGGCTCTGCTTCTTCACCTGTTTCTGCTGACAAAACCGCAACATCTGTATTTGGCCAAGGAATCCCAATACTACCTGATTTTCGGTTACCCCAAATAAGGTTGGCAACTGCAACTGGAGATGTTTCTGTTAAACCGTACCCTTCAACTAATCGACCATTTGTAACATCTTCAAATTGTGTTTGTACTTCTACTGGAAGTGGAGCTGACCCACTAATACACGCTTTAATGGATGACAAATCATGCTTTTTAATATCTGGGTGGTTTAATAAACCGATATACATTGTTGGAGCACCAGGATAGAGCGTTGCATTATGTTTTTCAATTGCTTTTAAAATATCCTTCGGTTCAAACTTTGGCATAATAATCATTTTAAAGCCCATTCGTATACCTAAGTTCATGACCGTTGTCATTCCGTAAACATGGAAAAATGGCAACGCTGCTAAAATGACTTCTTCTCCAGCTTTTAAGTCATACATCCACACTTCACATTGTTGCGTATTAACAACTAGATTATAGTGTGTGAGCATAACACCTTTTGCCGGCCCAGTAGTTCCTCCAGTATATTGCAATAAGGCTAAATCCTCTTTCGGATCGATTTCAATTTCGATCTCTTTTGCTTCTCCTTTAGCTAAAAAAGATGTAAAGGAATGAAGACGATCGTGATACTCTAAATCTACTTTAATGCCTGTATTTTTCTTCTGAATAAAAGGATAGATCAAGTTCTTAGGAAAAGGTAGAAAATCTTTAATTCCTGTAACAATAATGTGTTCCAACGGTGTCTTTTCTTTTACATTTGCTACGCGTGGGTAAACGAGATCCAAACAGATCATCACTTTAGCACCTGAATCGTTCATTTGATGTTCAACTTCACGTTCAACATAAAGTGGATTTGTTTGAACAACAATCGCCCCTGCAAATAGAGCACCGTAATACGAAATGACAGATTGTGGCGTATTTGCAAGCATAATTGCAACACGGTCACCTTGTTCTACTCCGATCTCTCGAAGCTGGTTGGCTAATTTTAGGGCTGACTCATACACCTCATTGTACGTCATTTCCTTTCCCATAAAGTCTAAAGCAGCTTTATTCGGATATTTCTCTGCAGCTCTTTTCAGATAGCTTTGTAGTGTTTCAACCTCATAGTCAATTGATGTTGGAATTTCTTTTGGATAATGTTGAAACCACGGTTTCTCAGTTAACGTTTCCATACCTTTCTCCTCCCTTATAAAAAATGACCTCTCCTTCATAAAAGATTTATCCGATGAAAAGTGGACCCAAGGTGTTGTAAAATATTTAACAATCTTTTTCTATTGAGTTCCCTTTTCATCGATAGGCATTCTCCTCTCTAGTACTATTGTAATGAAAACGGATACAAATTAAAACTAATTTGTTTTAATTTTTCGAATTTTTATTCTATACCTACTCCTTCCTGATTTCCCTCTCGAAATAAACGAATAAACATCGGTTGTTTACCTTTGACTTATTATGGAATTTGGGATGCTAGCTCGGTGTCTTACCTGATACTTTTGAGCGGTCTTCTACGCATTGTGCAACTAAGAATAGTTTTACAGCTTTTGGAGAATCAAGAATAATTATATCTTTTTCTTTCTTATACAATTCTAGCTTTCTTAAAATCTCTGGTTTCTTTTTCTTTTGAAAATTCCAAACAAACTTTAGAAAATTAACATCCAGCCTTTCAGCACACCCATCGCCCATATCCGGCCGCTTCTTCTTTCGGTACATCCACCACCGTTTAAACACTCTGTAAATGCAGAGTGTTTTAGGCATATCAAGGAATATAATTGTATCCGCAGCTTTCAGCCTCAAATCCATTGTACTTTGGTAATTACCATCAATAATCCATGAATCATTTTTCATGAGCTCTCTTTGAGCCGTTATTTGCTCTTCTCTCTTTGCAATTATCCAACCAGGACGCCAAAAATGTGCATCTAAATGAAAGACATCAATGTTTAATATTTCATTTAACCTTCGAGCAAGAGTTGATTTCCCAGACCCTCCTGAGCCAATAATGGCAATTTTTCGCATTATGCGTCCTCCTGTTTTTTTCCATTGTTTTTTTAGGTTATCATCTGTATATATGAATGTATAATAAAAGGCATTAAAAAGGCCGTCTCTATTAAATTAAGTTGTTCTGTTTAAAGGGAGAAAGCCGAAAATAACAACTCCTTTATACTTGTTGAGACGCAGTTGAAAACACTTCGCCTGTAAACGGATTCGAGTGCTTATCTTAATAAAAAAGACAAAATAAAAAGGCAACATGTAAAACATAATGTTAAACGTGTTGCCATTTCTATTGTTTTTATTGTTTTTCACCTCGAAAACGGAATTACTTATTATTAAGCTACAAGCTTATAAAGCGGCCATCATTTATTTTAGAAAATTAATATTTACGTTAGCTATTCAAAAAACAAAATAAACATCATTCCCGCTACAACGAAGACACCGCAAAGAACGATTAATACTTTCCATAATGTTTCCATAACACATTTTCACCTACAATTAGTCGAGTTGCAAACTGCCCTCTCTATACTTTTCTTACAATTACCGAATACTCGCTCCAATAATATATGAAAGCGAAACAGATAGAATAAGCGATATAAAGCCGACTGAACGATTATCCCGCTGTAATTCCTCATCCACTTTAAAACCAGGTGATAAAAACTCAAAGATAAAATAAACGAACAACAAGAGAGAAAAACCGAAAGCTCCCCAGCCAATCATCGCTAAGACAGAGTCATTTGCCATAATGGAGTGACGAAAAACGTTCGCTACACCAAAAATTTTCCCACCTGTAGCAAGGGATACAGCAATGTTCCCTCGTTTTATTTCGTCCCACGTTTGATATTTTGTTACGATTTCAAATACAGCAAGTGCAACAATTAGACTAATAACAACAATACTGTACATTCCTGCTGTATATACGTATTCATGCTGGAAAAACGTCTTCATCGGTTATCCCCCTCACCGAAACGTATGACTATTTTAACGAAACAACAGTGACACCAGAACCGCCTTCTCCTGCACCACCTAATCGTGTACCTTTAACATTCCGATGCTTTTTCAATAATTCTTGTACACCTTTACGGAGTGCGCCTGTTCCTTGCCCGTGAATGATCGACACTTGGTGATACCCAGCTAGGACTGCATCATCGAGATACTTCTCTACTTCCATCATCGCATTTTCAAAGCGTTCTCCTCGAAGGTCTAGCTCCGTTTTCACGTGGGTACCTTTCCCACGTATTGTTGATAATGGATTCTTTTCCACTTCTTTTGGACGATCGATGTATAAAAGATCATCTTTCTTTACTTTCATTTTCATCATCCCTAGTTGAACGAAGTACTCTTTATCATTTACTTTTTCAACGATATGACCTTTTTGGTCAAAACTAATCACTTTCACTTCATCACCAGGGACTAATTTGTTTACTTTTGGTTGCTTCAAATTCTTTTTCGGTTTTTCCTTTTTCTTATCCACTAATTCTGGCTCTGCTTCTTCTAACCGTTTTTTCGCATCAATTAATTCGTGTTCTTTAATTGAAGGGTTCTTTTTCTGCATGTCACGAAGTTCACGAATGACTTGTTCAGCTTCAGCTTTAGCCTTTTTCACTGACTCTGCCGCTTTATCTTCAGCAGCTTTTAATACTTTCTCTTTTTCTTCTTGTAGTTTCTCAAACTCCTCGGTTAACTCATCGTGTAGACGTGCTGCTTCATCGCGGAGTTTTTCTGTTTCTTCCATTTGTTGCTCTGCACCTTTACGACTATCTTCTAAAGATGCGATCATATTTTCAATTTTGTTCGTGTCAGCACCTATGTGACTTTTTGCATCTTCAATGATCGTATCACTTAATCCAAGCCTACGACTAATGGCAAATGCATTACTACGTCCTGGGACCCCAATAAGAAGTCGGTACGTCGGTTTTAACGTTTCAACATCAAATTCAACACTAGCGTTCATGACGCCCTCACGGTTATAAGCATAGCCTTTTAACTCACTATAGTGCGTTGTTGCAATGACTTTTGCACCTGCATTGTAAACGTAATCTAAAATAGAAATTGCAAGCGCTGCCCCTTCTGTCGGGTCTGTTCCTGCACCAAGCTCATCGAAAAGGACAAGTGAGCGGTGGTCAATGTGATCTAATATATCAACAATGTTTGTCATATGAGATGAAAACGTACTTAAACTTTGTTCAATTGACTGTTCATCACCGATATCAGCAAAAATTTGCTGGAAAACAGCAGCTGATGATCCTTCTTCACATGGAATTTGTAAGCCAGACTGGGCCATTAAAGTTAATAATCCAACTGTTTTCAATGTCACTGTTTTACCACCTGTATTCGGTCCTGTAATCACTAGTGACGAAAAATCAGTTCCTAACTCTACATCAATTGGGACAATTTCATCTTTCGGAATAAGTGGATGACGAGCTTTTGTCATCTTCAATA
The Bacillus shivajii DNA segment above includes these coding regions:
- a CDS encoding endonuclease MutS2 gives rise to the protein MLERVCRILEYDKMKEQLIQHASSSLGKQRVESLMPSFDLSEIEHAQKSTAEGAKVLRLKGQAPLGGIRDIRTSVKRAQIGGMLNELELLDISSTIYGSRRFKSFVEGMIEDDIELSILPDLVNQMVPLTDLEREIKQSIDEGGEVLDSASSALRSIRQQIRSHESNVRSKLENITRSSSGRKMLSDAIITIRNDRYVIPVKQEYRSHFGGMVHDQSASGATLFVEPDSVVQINNQLREARVKEKQEINRILVALSSQVSEVSNDLLTIVDVMAEIDFIFAKALYSDAIKATEPNLNEAGILKMTKARHPLIPKDEIVPIDVELGTDFSSLVITGPNTGGKTVTLKTVGLLTLMAQSGLQIPCEEGSSAAVFQQIFADIGDEQSIEQSLSTFSSHMTNIVDILDHIDHRSLVLFDELGAGTDPTEGAALAISILDYVYNAGAKVIATTHYSELKGYAYNREGVMNASVEFDVETLKPTYRLLIGVPGRSNAFAISRRLGLSDTIIEDAKSHIGADTNKIENMIASLEDSRKGAEQQMEETEKLRDEAARLHDELTEEFEKLQEEKEKVLKAAEDKAAESVKKAKAEAEQVIRELRDMQKKNPSIKEHELIDAKKRLEEAEPELVDKKKEKPKKNLKQPKVNKLVPGDEVKVISFDQKGHIVEKVNDKEYFVQLGMMKMKVKKDDLLYIDRPKEVEKNPLSTIRGKGTHVKTELDLRGERFENAMMEVEKYLDDAVLAGYHQVSIIHGQGTGALRKGVQELLKKHRNVKGTRLGGAGEGGSGVTVVSLK
- a CDS encoding DNA topology modulation protein — protein: MRKIAIIGSGGSGKSTLARRLNEILNIDVFHLDAHFWRPGWIIAKREEQITAQRELMKNDSWIIDGNYQSTMDLRLKAADTIIFLDMPKTLCIYRVFKRWWMYRKKKRPDMGDGCAERLDVNFLKFVWNFQKKKKPEILRKLELYKKEKDIIILDSPKAVKLFLVAQCVEDRSKVSGKTPS
- a CDS encoding long-chain-fatty-acid--CoA ligase: METLTEKPWFQHYPKEIPTSIDYEVETLQSYLKRAAEKYPNKAALDFMGKEMTYNEVYESALKLANQLREIGVEQGDRVAIMLANTPQSVISYYGALFAGAIVVQTNPLYVEREVEHQMNDSGAKVMICLDLVYPRVANVKEKTPLEHIIVTGIKDFLPFPKNLIYPFIQKKNTGIKVDLEYHDRLHSFTSFLAKGEAKEIEIEIDPKEDLALLQYTGGTTGPAKGVMLTHYNLVVNTQQCEVWMYDLKAGEEVILAALPFFHVYGMTTVMNLGIRMGFKMIIMPKFEPKDILKAIEKHNATLYPGAPTMYIGLLNHPDIKKHDLSSIKACISGSAPLPVEVQTQFEDVTNGRLVEGYGLTETSPVAVANLIWGNRKSGSIGIPWPNTDVAVLSAETGEEAEPNEIGEIMIKGPQVMKGYWNRPEETAATFKDDWFLSGDMGYMDEDGYFYIVDRKKDMIIAGGFNIYPREVEEVLYEYEDIQEVCVIGVPDPYRGETVKAFIVPKEGLTINEKDLDEYCRKHLAAYKVPRLYEYREELPKTMVGKILRRVLVEEEKKKIKDSATNDD
- a CDS encoding DUF350 domain-containing protein, whose translation is MKTFFQHEYVYTAGMYSIVVISLIVALAVFEIVTKYQTWDEIKRGNIAVSLATGGKIFGVANVFRHSIMANDSVLAMIGWGAFGFSLLLFVYFIFEFLSPGFKVDEELQRDNRSVGFISLILSVSLSYIIGASIR